One Watersipora subatra chromosome 4, tzWatSuba1.1, whole genome shotgun sequence genomic window carries:
- the LOC137393660 gene encoding uncharacterized protein, whose amino-acid sequence MRSQAYTSKILAVMLLVQICLCTGRSLISSNIHLAADSTQPKISSQTADCIGELCKETEQPTIRTVRHGTPTKNRKIVLNRQKRGDVDVKIAEYMAMLRLRNPNCQDVACGLIQIINSGREKRSAHRQATAE is encoded by the exons ATGAGGAGCCAAGCCTATACTTCAAAG ATACTGGCAGTCATGCTCTTAGTTCAAATCTGCTTATGCACTGGAAGGAGTCTCATCTCATCTAATATACATCTAGCAGCAGACAGCACTCAACCTAAGATCTCTTCACAGACAGCAGACTGCATCGGTGAACTTTGCAAGGAAACAGAACA GCCAACCATAAGAACAGTTCGTCATGGAACACCCACAAAAAATCGTAAAATTGTTCTTAATCGACAGAAGCGAGGGGATGTTGATGTGAAAATAGCGGAATACATGGCTATGCTGCGTCTACGCAATCCCAACTGTCAAGATGTAGCTTGTGGACTAATACAAATCATCAATTCAGGAAG AGAGAAGAGATCAGCGCATAGACAAGCAACAGCAGAGTGA
- the LOC137393658 gene encoding large ribosomal subunit protein bL35m-like, producing MSCISRIAFAACKLLQAPSCFISKEHVRALSSVAAPKTSLDLSIRKDNGALPHSSGLISRLLGNSGIVMQQSRTRVYQSWKKGKPETVREVPSRFMRLGNGLWIRPRAGRRKGLWKRKPETLEDLKQHVICSKRQCWMLERMVGKYWKRDHHYPNDPYAPYHVRNGFNNDIVYKPNRPPFYP from the exons CTGCTTGCAAGTTGCTGCAAGCCCCTAGCTGCTTTATCAGCAAGGAACATGTGCGAGCTCTATCTAGTGTAGCTGCACCTAAAACTAGCCTAGACTTGTCTATTAGGAAGGACAATGGAGCTCTGCCTCATTCATCAGGGCTCATATCCAG GTTACTGGGCAACAGTGGCATTGTTATGCAACAGTCCAGGACTAGAGTCTACCAGTCATGGAAAAAAGGAAAACCTGAGACAGTCCGCGAGGTTCCAAGCAGATTTATGAGGCTAGGCAATGGACTCTGGATCAGGCCCCGTGCCGGGCGACGTAAAGGCTTATGGAAACGAAAGCCAGAGACACTTGAAGATTTGAAGCAGCATGTCATATGCTCAAAACGACAATGCTGGATGCTTGAGCGCATGGTGGGAAAATATTGGAAGAGAGACCATCACTATCCAAATGATCCGTATGCCCCTTACCACGTTAGAAATGGTTTCAATAATGACATTGTTTATAAACCTAACAGACCACCTTTTTACCCTTAA